In Mytilus edulis chromosome 13, xbMytEdul2.2, whole genome shotgun sequence, a single window of DNA contains:
- the LOC139500638 gene encoding NFX1-type zinc finger-containing protein 1-like, whose protein sequence is MERNKRPSEIFTRSYMMRNSIHNSNDRPSFDYNDVDFDALSADPIREYEVNHDVIDIPNSTKEQSQLNNIRGSSGTTIRDIINQRKDAKRLSVFKRLGTNPHKSPSRQLEKFTQNIPINDCRITSKDIQDTDNTKQILESSSALETNKTNKMDTVTTIPDIINQRKDAKRISVFERLGKNPHKSPSQQLEKFTQNISINDCRIISNDIRDTDNTKPIHESSSAPDTNKTNKMDTYVGNMDLKAETRLSGFEEIGSRKRSRSHSSESDRRKVIKISSNFVGVNIEKEGPSDVIQPLDSLKKCVQENAKDDNRQRDREFVIPEIRDKRDPVNTPNTENKLSTFAILPDLTEIESCGNCIVDSDYETEEGYLRRLFMVHRQDFIRPLSRGFMSLKHSVYEDPNCLEKGWRHDDIRVYKNITFLTRCCNEQNGLTWKIRFDITPYRRISWNTEKLLTFGSLVCFTNRNFSFLKYATVAERNANDLKKGIFEIKFTETNADVNESLKQPDVLLIESNAYFPSSLWPLRSLKSMHSEVFRKETALPFGKQLLLKTYIVEKDVPDYFKSSKFAKEKFEISCLNSKLHEYKIDISIEAHWPSAELLGLDDSQHSAIITSMKRKLALIQGPPGTGKTVVGLKIAELLLKNEHIWREQDNQGPMLLLSYTNHALDQFLLSISTLLRNTDAVDIVRLGSRSEVEILKEFNLTAKRKAYTYTKEEYSTRTGEIRTRTKREISCELNVLAFNAKSNLNAKIKEHENLKKLRDEIQTGIVHQDWLHDVGNIITDMQYNALKHESSLITWLNVESITQVTILQNFSDNINVEDDFDYGDDVEDWYDDLGGEYDEDGTETMEKPLLIHLDLNKLKMLISSSIVFSQEKTQTNQWFWDQYNENEKSFLIKKIEEKLSCTPSMSVEEACSVSDIWFINNPKRWQLYNYWIQQSLIPINKEIKDCEENYKRAQERFEEIQQIADIKILKKAKLVASTTSRAARDIEILKRVSPSIVLIEEAAEIPEHHVVACLMSSCQQLIMIGDHQQLRPSYNDYKTAQQHKINISLFERLIGGCVPYTRLEYQHRMSPMISKLLVPHIYRTLKDDLSVNEYEDVRGIYCNVFFLSHLEFEDQDHDELSRSHKNEFEASFICKLYRYLRMQGYSSSKITILTTYSDQVRHFYNMIRTEDRNSSRKDEVVNCPAFLSRGDEPSVRITTVDNFQGEENDIILLSLVRSNMENEIGYLSEANRVCVALSRAKKGLYVVGNFELLKLKSALWKNIVNDAEKEKCFGTELQLTCQNHKNTTYVSKPDDFDKVSDGGCEKPCKIKRQCGHICLRKCHVDDPDHEGICPNQCHRQVCEMGHRCIKPCHYPNSCEKCNAIVVKTIPKCQHRKRMPCHKDPQSASCDERCQAVISCGHRCQKQCTDSCNIEDDCKELVKINARCGHEVTAPCYTKYDAPCKLSCKGILKCGHVCKGTHSECSQGRLHKPCEAKCARNLVCGHICKGYCNNRCPPCTQICDRKCIHGDRCKNRCGDSCIQCTKLCKWACKAECPNKFKCGKVCMKLCQRPKCNTLCNTILNCGIGHKCTGLLCEISKCVCKVCENLTEIPFGYEKDNAILIRLEDCTCVLEVNGLDQYISSVMNNTRAEIKSLKCPNCSTNISKSNRYSNELKVINKNVCDVFQTIRNIEEGTDLNEKQNDTRQKLTDYEIDLPHDIFTKLEEKVENARSADILNMISDQLTFYEEIHSLRHETVPFECRRLIKAWLDRLEKWVFLMRSRYAKQEHFEFYLEIRRLQLILEIHKFKTEVYARDEGLELPDIIEKYLLKLESIEVVEEEELSKMRKETDEVSSKMIGRTLTDMRIRMIKPVMRNDFSGSGHWYKCKKGHYYSIGECDMPVKKIKCPQCGLAI, encoded by the exons ATGGAAAGAAACAAAAGACCCTCCGAGATTTTCACTAGAAGCTACATGATGCGTAATTCCATTCACAATTCAAATGACAGACCAAGCTTTGATTATAATGATGTAGACTTTGATGCCTTATCTGCTGACCCAATACGGGAATATGAAGTGAATCATGACGTTATTGATATACCAAATTCGACCAAAGAACAGTCACAATTGAACAATATTCGTGGATCTTCAGGAACAACCATACGAGATATCATCAATCAACGAAAAGATGCCAAAAGATTATCTGTATTTAAGCGTTTAGGTACAAATCCACACAAATCGCCGAGTCGACAGCTTGAAAAGTTTACCCAAAATATACCTATAAATGATTGTCGGATAACTTCAAAAGATATTCAGGATACTGATAATACTAAACAAATTCTTGAATCTAGCAGCGCACTTGAAACTAATAAAACTAACAAAATGGATACAGTAACAACCATACCAGATATAATCAATCAACGAAAAGATGCCAAAAGAATATCTGTATTTGAGCGTTTAGGTAAAAATCCACACAAATCGCCGAGTCAACAGCTTGAAAAGTTTACCCAAAATATATCGATAAATGATTGTCGGATAATTTCAAATGATATTCGGGATACTGATAATACTAAACCAATTCATGAGTCTAGCAGCGCACCTGATACTAATAAGACTAACAAAATGGATACTTATGTCGGAAATATGGATTTAAAAGCAGAAACACGTTTGTCAGGATTTGAGGAAATTGGGTCAAGAAAACGCAGCCGATCTCATAGCTCCGAATCCGATCGGCGAAAAGTAATTAAAATATCAAGCAATTTTGTTGGTGTGAACATTGAAAAAGAAGGACCCTCCGATGTAATACAACCATtagattctttaaaaaaatgtgttcagGAAAACGCCAAGGACGATAATCGACAACGAGACCGAGAGTTTGTAATACCAGAAATAAGAGATAAAAGGGATCCAGTGAATACGCCTAACACCGAGAATAAACTTTCAACATTTGCTATTTTGCCAGATCTTACTGAAATAGAGTCATGTGGAAATTGTATTGTTGATTCTGATTATGAAACAGAAGAAGGCTACTTACGGAGACTATTTATGGTTCATCGTCAAGATTTTATAAGGCCGCTAAGTAGAGGATTCATGTCTTTAAAACATAGTGTATATGAAGATCCTAATTGCCTTGAAAAAGGATGGCGACATGATGACATCCGTgtctataaaaatataacttttctTACACGATGTTGCAATGAACAAAACGGATTAACTTGGAAAATAAGATTTGATATCACTCCATATAGACGAATCAGCTGGAACACCGAAAAGCTACTTACATTTGGATCTCTTGTCTGCTTTACAAATAGAAACTTTTCTTTTCTCAAGTATGCAACTGTAGCAGAGCGTAATGCTAATGATCTTAAAAAAggtatttttgaaattaaatttaccGAAACTAATGCAGACGTGAATGAAAGTTTAAAACAACCTGATGTTCTTCTAATTGAAAGCAATGCTTACTTTCCGTCTTCCCTTTGGCCATTACGCTCTCTTAAAAGTATGCACAGTGAAGTATTTCGTAAGGAAACTGCTTTACCGTTTGGTAAACAATTATTACTCAAGACATACATCGTGGAAAAAGATGTACCAGATTATTTCAAGTCTTCTAAATTCGcaaaagaaaaatttgaaatcagcTGTTTGAATTCTAAACTACATGAATACAAGATAGACATTTCAATTGAGGCGCACTGGCCTAGTGCAGAGTTACTTGGTCTGGATGATTCTCAACACAGCGCAATCATAACATCAATGAAAAGAAAACTGGCATTAATACAGGGACCTCCTGGAACTGGGAAAACAGTAGTTGGACTCAAAATAGCAGAActgcttttaaaaaatgaacatatATGGCGTGAACAAGACAATCAAGGACCAATGCTTCTTCTAAGTTACACTAACCATGCGTTAGATCAATTTCTTCTGAGTATTTCTACACTCTTGCGAAATACCGACGCCGTTGATATTGTCCGATTGGGATCGAGATCAGAAGTTGAAATATTAAAGGAATTTAACCTGACTGCTAAACGCAAAGCTTACACTTACACAAAAGAGGAGTACAGTACTCGCACAGGAGAAATTCGAACACGGACTAAAAGGGAAATATCATGCGAATTGAATGTATTGGCATTTAATgctaaatcaaatttaaatgcaaaaatcAAAGAGCATGAGAACTTGAAAAAGCTACGAGATGAAATTCAAACAGGAATAGTTCATCAAGACTGGCTTCATGATGTAGGTAATATTATTACTGACATGCAGTACAATGCACTAAAACACGAGTCTTCCTTAATAACATGGTTAAATGTTGAATCAATAACACAAGTTACTATACTACAAAACTTTAGCGACAATATTAACGTTGAAGATGATTTTGATTATGGCGATGATGTGGAAGATTGGTATGATGATCTAGGTGGAGAATATGACGAAGATGGAACAGAGACAATGGAAAAACCTCTCCTGATTCATTTAGActtaaataaactgaaaatgctTATTTCCTCAAGTATTGTATTTAGCCAAGAGAAAACGCAAACCAATCAATGGTTTTGGGATCAATACAATGAGAACGAAAAATCTTTTCTGATTAAGAAAATAGAAGAGAAACTCAGTTGTACACCATCAATGTCAGTTGAGGAAGCATGTTCGGTGTCGGATATTTGGTTTATCAATAATCCAAAAAGGTGGCAGTTGTATAACTACTGGATTCAACAGTCTCTCATTCCCATCAACAAAGAAATTAAAGATTGTGAAGAAAATTACAAAAGAGCACAAGAACGTTTTGAGGAGATTCAACAAATAGctgatattaaaatattgaagAAAGCAAAACTTGTAGCAAGTACAACAAGTAGAGCGGCAAGAGATATAGAAATACTCAAACGAGTTTCTCCAAGCATTGTTCTCATAGAAGAAGCAGCCGAAATCCCAGAACATCATGTGGTGGCATGTTTGATGTCTTCATGTCAGCAACTAATTATGATTGGCGACCACCAACAATTACGTCCGTCTTACAATGATTATAAAACTGCACAACAgcataaaataaatatatcactTTTTGAAAGACTTATTGGTGGATGTGTTCCTTATACACGATTAGAATATCAACATCGAATGAGTCCAATGATATCAAAGCTTTTAGTGCCTCATATTTATCGCACTTTGAAAGACGACCTAAGTGTGAATGAATATGAAGATGTTAGAGGAATTTACTGCAATGTCTTCTTTTTGTCGCATTTGGAGTTTGAAGACCAGGATCACGACGAACTGTCAAGAAGTCACAAGAACGAGTTCGAAGCATCgtttatttgtaaattgtataGATATCTTAGAATGCAAGGATATTCATCTTCTAAAATAACTATACTGACAACATACTCAGATCAGGTTCGGCATTTTTATAACATGATCAGGACTGAAGATAGAAACAGTTCAAGAAAGGATGAGGTCGTTAATTGTCCAGCATTTCTAAGTCGGGGAGACGAACCATCCGTGAGAATTACAACAGTAGACAATTTTCAAGGAGAAGAAAATGATATAATATTGTTATCGCTTGTAAGAAGTAATATGGAAAACGAAATAGGCTATTTATCCGAAGCAAATAGAGTTTGTGTTGCTCTATCAAGGGCAAAAAAAGGACTTTACGTGGTTGGCaattttgaacttttaaaattgaaatcagCGCTGTGGAAAAATATTGTCAATGATGCTGAAAAGGAGAAATGTTTTGGCACTGAGCTACAGCTAACATGtcagaatcacaaaaatacaacaTACGTTTCTAAACCAGATGATTTTGATAAGGTTTCAGATGGCGGATGTGAAAAACCTTGCAAAATCAAGAGACAATGTGGGCACATATGTTTAAGAAAATGTCATGTTGATGATCCAGATCACGAAGGCATTTGTCCAAACCAATGTCACAGACAAGTATGCGAAATGGGACATAGGTGCATAAAACCATGCCACTATCCAAACTCGTGTGAGAAATGTAATGCAATCGTAGTAAAGACGATTCCAAAATGTCAGCATAGAAAACGTATGCCATGTCATAAAGATCCACAGTCTGCATCATGCGATGAACGATGTCAAGCTGTTATCTCTTGTGGTCATCGTTGTCAGAAACAGTGTACAGATTCTTGTAATATTGAAGACGACTGCAAGGAGTTGGTAAAGATAAACGCTCGTTGTGGACATGAGGTTACGGCTCCATGTTATACCAAATATGATGCTCCTTGTAAGTTGTCGTGTAAGGGAATATTGAAATGTGGCCACGTATGCAAAGGAACACATTCCGAATGTAGTCAAGGAAGACTTCACAAACCATGTGAAGCAAAATGCGCAAGAAACTTGGTATGTGGACATATTTGTAAGGGTTATTGCAACAACCGTTGTCCACCTTGTACACAGATATGCGATCGGAAATGTATTCATGGCGATCGATGTAAAAACAGATGTGGTGATAGCTGTATACAGTGTACTAAACTTTGTAAATGGGCATGCAAAGCAGAATGTCCAAACAAATTCAAGTGTGGCAAAGTATGTATGAAACTTTGTCAAAGACCAAAATGTAATACACTTTGTAACACTATACTAAATTGTGGCATCGGTCACAAATGTACGGGACTATTATGCGAAATTTCAAAGTGTGTTTGTAAAGTGTGCGAGAACCTGACAGAAATACCATTTGGATATGAAAAAGATAATGCCATATTGATTAGGTTAGAAGACTGCACATGCGTTTTAGAAGTTAATGGACTAGACCAATACATTTCAAGCGTTATGAATAATACCAGAGCTGAAATCAAGTCTTTGAAGTGCCCAAATTGCAGCACAAATATATCAAAGTCAAACAGATATTCTAACGAACTGAAAGTTATCAACAAAAACGTTTGTGATGTATTTCAGACCATTCGAAATATTGAAGAAGGTACTGATCTCAATGAAAAGCAGAATGATACAAGACAGAAACTTACTGATTATGAAATTGATCTACCTCATGACATATTCACTAAATTAGAGGAAAAAGTTGAAAATGCCAGATCAGCCGATATTCTGAATATGATAAGCGATCAGTTAACGTTTTATGAGGAAATTCATAGCCTCAGACATGAAACTGTCCCATTTGAATGCCGACGGCTAATAAAAGCATGGTTAGATCGACTAGAAAAATGGGTGTTTTTAATGCGAAGCAGATATGCAAAGcaagaacattttgaattttacctaGAAATACGACGACTGCAACTTATACTTgaaattcataaatttaaaacagaagTCTATGCACGAGATGAAGGACTCGAACTCCCTGATATTATTGAAAAGTACTTGCTTAAACTTGAATCTATTGAAGTCGTGGAAGAAGAAGAATTATCGAAAATGAGAAAGGAAACAGACGAAGTCTCTTCTAAAATGATTGGTCGTACACTTACGGATATGCGAATTCGAATGATCAAGCCAGTCATGAGGAATGACTTTAGTGGATCGGGTCATTGGTACAAATGTAAAAAGG GGCATTACTATTCTATAGGAGAATGTGACATGCCagtgaagaaaataaaatgtcCGCAGTGTGGTTTGGCAATTTGA